CATGACCCGCAATCACGTTCATGAGGTAAGCACAGTCTTCAGCCGAACGTGCCATTGGACCACCTTGATCCAGTGATGATGCATAGGCGATCATACCGAAGCGGGACACACGACCATAGGTGGGTTTAAGACCCGTTAAACCACAGAAAGAGGCAGGTTGACGAATCGAACCCCCTGTATCCGTACCTGTCGCGATTGGGGCTAAATCAGCAGCCACTGCAGCAGCAGAACCGCCCGAAGAACCGCCCGGAACACGGTCTAAAGCCCATGGGTTTTTGGTCGCGCCAAAGTACGAACTTTCCGAGGTTGAACCCATGGCAAATTCGTCCATGTTCACTTTACCTAAAGTGACCAAACCTGCAGCTTTACCTTTCGCGACAACCGTTGCATCGTAAGGTGAAATAAAGTTGTCTAAAATCTTAGAACCCGCTGTGGTTTTGATGCCTTTGGTACAGAAAATATCCTTATGCGCCAAAGGAATACCGCTCAGTAAACCGGCATTTCCGGCTTTGATCGCAGCGTCCGCAGCATCTGCTTCTGCCAATGCAAACTCAGGCGTTACCGTTACATAGGATTGAACTTGAGCGTCAATTTTTGCAATACGGTCTAAATAATGTTGAGTCAATTCGCGTGATGAAAACTGTGCAGTTTTTAAACCTTCAGCCATTTCACGAATCGATAAGCGATGTAAATCAGTCATAAGTTCAATTCTTTACGTTCAAATTTAAAATAGGTGTGCTGAGCTAAAATTATTCAATCACGCGTGGAACAAGGTACAAGCCGTCTTGTGTTGCAGGTGCAACAGCTTGATATTCTTCACGATGATTGGTTTCAGCAACCACGTCTTCACGTAAGGGTTGGGGATTGTCAAATGGACTTTTCAGTGGCTCAACACCATCGGTATTGATGCCTTTTAAAGTTTCCATCATTCCTAAAATTTTATTGAGAC
The sequence above is drawn from the Acinetobacter lanii genome and encodes:
- the gatC gene encoding Asp-tRNA(Asn)/Glu-tRNA(Gln) amidotransferase subunit GatC encodes the protein MSTSDAQHSADLNAQTVSSIAHLARLSLDETQSAEYAQSLNKILGMMETLKGINTDGVEPLKSPFDNPQPLREDVVAETNHREEYQAVAPATQDGLYLVPRVIE